In Chionomys nivalis chromosome 21, mChiNiv1.1, whole genome shotgun sequence, the genomic window GCTCTGGGTTCTGGCCACCGCCAGGTCCATTCCTCCAGCTCACTGGAGCTCATAGCCTCCTGGGAAGCATGGCCTGGTGAGGCTGCTGTCCCTGCTCCTCCCTCAAGGCCCACCCTCCTGCCCCTGCCACAGCCACTCACATAGAGGGGTAGAGGACACGGTCTGGAGTCCGGTGCACAGCCAGGATGATGGGGCCGTAGTTATTCACATCCACCAGTGCCACCAGAGTGACCAGGAAGACAGGAAAACCTGTGGACAGTAAGCAGAagctctgactccaccctctgaGTCCATTTCCTCTGCTCCCAGTGGACCTGAGCAGGTCCTCTCTGGTTTCCCATAATGGGTAGGCTCTCTTTCAACTTTGCCCTATCCCTTCCTGAGTCTCCCAGGAGAAAAGGTCTGTGGTCCACTGTTGAAGCCTGGTCAAACAAGGAAGATGAGAGGATGATGGGACTGTGGGGGTGGACAGTAAGAGGACACCAGGAACTCTGGCAGGGAGGACAGATTTGACTTCCTGATAGCAGAAATGGAAAGTTccatgtgggggtggggaatccCCCCACACAGCCAGCTCGGGTTTTGTGAATCCTCAGCAGAAGATGAATGAGAGGGACATGGGAAGAACAACAAGTGGGACCAGGGGTGTGGGGAGGTCACGGTCTGTTCAGTGTCCAAAGTGACCCATAGTAGCAAACTCTGGGTCTCAGTATGACTTGAATAGCCTGAGACGCAGGTAGTGAATTGTCATCAGCCAAGAACAAATGCCAAAGTCATAGAAACTCTACCATGTAGGTTTTGGGGGGTCTATGAGTGGAGTCATTGCTAGCCTAAGTGGCCCCAGTCCAGGTAGAGAAAGGGAAGGGCAGAACCTGCTGCCTGTGCTTGGCCTGAAGCCCAGTGGACAGTGGATAAGACAGTGGGTGCTGGTGTCCCCTCTTTCCTGCCACTTACCCCAGCCCACGATGCTCAGCTTGAGCAGGTAGCCAGGAACGTAGGTACCAAAGACCTCTACCACCAGTCGGTAGAGGTTGTAGCCCTCAAGGCCCATCCAGGAGAGGCAGGCAAGCAGGGAGAAGTGCAGGAAGATGGCGCTGGTGCGACAGGCAGCCTCGGAGCCCACCAGTGCCACAGGCTCACTGAGCAGGAAGCTCACATCCAGCAGGAAGACAGCCAGCAGCAGGTTCATGTGCACTTTGATGGTGTAGTCGCGTGACTTCCTCCTACAAGAAGCACATGCTGGTGGGCCAGGGCAGGGCCAGGGGTATGGCCCTATTTcgttctccctcctcttcctcctctcctttctcttccctatgCCCCTCTTCCAGGAAGCCTTGTATGCCTGCTCCGTGGCTGTCTGTCGTGTGTGGCTCTGAGTAGCTGTGAACACGTGCCCAGCTGCAGAGTGTGGTATCCCTGTACCCCAGGATTCTAAGGAGTTCCAGAGTTGTAGACACTGGCCCCACAATAACCATCCTCAACTCGTTCTTTTATCCTATGCTGCCCCAAGCCAGTCCAGTCCACCTCAGACTGCCCTCTCCTCAACACAGTGGGAGATAGAGCTGGAAAAGTGTCTGATGCAGGAAGACCGCATTTCCcactcattctcctgcctctacccctgcCTCTGCACTCAGTGCCATGCCCACCCCGGCCTCCATGAAgcccaccactgcctgtcctcaGAACGGCATGCCCTAGCCTTGGTGCACAGCTGCAGCGCACCTGGTCACAACGCACCTGATTATGACACACCTGTACCAAGTTCCACCCCTCCTGCTTCAGGACAACTGAAGACTTGCTGAGGGTCTCCCAGAGCCAAGGACGTCTCTCTTCCACCCAGGCAGGCCCAGGACCTAACTGACCTCAATATAGTCTATGTCAAGCACTGACCACTGGACAATCACTTTCACTCCCTCGATGTGAGGCCTCAGAAGTCTGTCACCCTCTTTGAACAGTGCATGGCATGTGGATACTCGGTCTGAAGTAACCTAGTCCCATTTCCATCACCCTGTATGCCCCGTAGTTTGGGTTCTAATTGTTCACATCCTCAGCGCTAAAGCTGGACTGTTACTTTTGGTATCCAATGATGGCCGCATGAGGCGGTCAGTCCATGGCTTCCCAACAACATACATACTTTGGGTGAAGCAAGCCTGCATGGTCCTAGGCTACACGGATGTAGAACCACACTGCTTCCTCCGGCCTACCTGGAGCAGAGGTAGGCGGCAATGGTGAAGACACACGCCAGAGCAGAGATGACACAGCCCACGTAGGACAGGAGCGTGAGGTAGTGCTTATGAATGGCCTCTACCTCCGTGGAGGACACCTGAATGGGGACAGAATGCCAGTCTCAGCACGCTCCCCTCCCCAATAGCCAGTGTGTGCCCCTTCCAGATCAGCTGGGAGCTGGTAAGCCCCTCCCGCCTGAATGCCCTTCCGGAGGCCTCTGGGACTCCCTCCCAACCCAGGCAGTCTCTGACTCTCAAAGACCAGGAATTCTCACCCGAGATGTGAGCTCTGACCCAGCCTGAAACACACAAAGCCCTAGCTGAGGCAGTTTGAGCTGGGGATTGTCCATTGACAATGGTATCAAGCACCAGCTGCCAGGAGAAGCTGAGCTCAGAATTTGAAATCCCCCGGGGCCACTGAAGCTGCTTCAGCCCTCTGGGGCAGGAGATGATCACCCTGTGTGCTTAGAAGAGCTGGTGTCGGGCACAGTATACATTTTTGATTTGACATATTTTCTCCTCACAATGGTTTTATCAGGATGTAACCACATTGTGAGGCAAGAAGAATCTTGGTTTTCATGATGTTCGGCCCAAAAGTTAAGCTCCCCAGCTTCTCACACCAAAGGATTCTGGGAGCATGAAGCTGGTCAATAAAGCCCCTGAGATCTGGGGTCTGAAAGAGCACATCTTAGTGGCTTCTAGTTGGGGTGTAGAAGCAGTGTCCTGGGCCAGGCTTGTGAGTGGAAATCTGCGTTTTCATCACACACTAAAACTTGAGAACAAAGAGCAAACAAGAGCTTGAGGGACCAGCACTTAATGACCTGCGCAGCCTCAGGTGTGTGACTCAGCCTCCTTCCAGGTAGGATAATGATAGGAGCTACCTTGGAGGGTTATTTGGGATTGAGTCAGTGGGTTCCAAGTACATAACACAGCGCACAACTTGACCTGTGGCCGAAATGCAAGGGAGTTACGGAGGATCCACCTACCATCAAAACAGCAAAGTAGGTCAGATGGTTGCACAGGCAGGATGTCTGCGTGTCTCTGTGGACGGTCTCACAGCCCACACTGCTCCAGCTCCCAGGGTTGCTTGCTGAGGGGGATGCATAAGACTCTGATCGACCCCAGTCCTCGAGACCCCACCATGCCCTCTACACAGACTGGACCATTCCTGCAAGGTTTTCCTCCCCCAGCAGAGCCCTGGCCTCCATCACTCCCTTCTCTAAGCCCATCTTCTCCAGAAACCCATCCCTGGGGATCTTCGTCTCTCCCAGACACCCCTCCATACTCACATGTCGGGTCTTCAACCCAGAACACACACTGCAGAGTCACATTCTTCTGTGGGGATAAGAAGAATGGGCCCTCCATAATTCATCCTCGGTGTTCCTTCCGCAGTCGACTCCCCGTGTTTTCTCTACAGTGTGCCCTCTGttctctctgcccacctcccATGGTCCTTCCATAGCCCACCTTAGTACTCTCTCCCGTCTATCTCTCATTCTTTCTATGGCCCACCCTTCATATTCTCTTCACAGCCCACCTTgcagttctctccctccctcccccaatctgGGACCTGGCTGTTGGGTGCTCTCAGCCAGACAACCTTTCTGTTAAGGACAGATGAATTGGGAGGGATGGGAGCAGGAAGGAACGCTTACCGGCTGGGGCTGGTGCTGGAAGGTGAGTACCACGGGCTCTGAGAGGTTGCTAACTTTGGTGTTCTGTACAACAATACCCAAGACCTTCTCACCCAAGACTTGGCTGGAATTCTTGTCCTAGATATaagaagttggggggggggacaggtcAGATATATGAAGTTGGGGGTGAGGAGGGCAGGTCGGAGGTTTAAGCCTGAGAAGAAAAGCTAAGGAGGCCTCCAACCACTCTTGCCAGACTTCCATCACTCCTAGCACTTTGCTTTCAGAGTCTTGTGGGTCGTTCACACTGTCGTGAGAACACAGAGCCTCTTACACCTCTCCCAGGAGATTTGGGCCTTGCCCTGCCCTTTCTGCTTTTATAGGAGAGGCTTTGGCTCCTGGAGGAAAGAGACTAGCTActgtcttccccacctctctGTCAGATGTACAAAATCAGTTCCCCAAAGAGTAGGCAGGGAAGACGCCATACCTGGAACAAGGCCTGGCTGCTGAAGTCCACTACCAGGAGCCTCTTGGCAGCATCCCTGCGACGGCCTCTGGTCTGCTGGAAGAGAGCCCGCGGCAGCCGCACCGAGTACCCCTGGACCTCACTCTGCCCCTCCTGCGTATCAAGGACCATCAGTGCCCGGCCCAGAGTATGCCCCAGGTCCCGCCACCCCGACCTTGCacaaccccgcccccccccccgccttctaAACACTGTGCTCTGGGCAACACCATATGAGGCCTGGGAGTCAGGTGGCAGGAGTCTAGCTAGGAGACTCTCAATGGAGTCTTACAATCTGAGCCTTCAAACACCAGCTCTCCCATGGGCTGTGGATTATCCCTGGACTCAGGGCAAGCCAAGGGGTATCATGCTATATGGAATGCTCCCATTTGCCCTTCCAGCCCACCCTACCCTGGGTCACCCGACCTCCTGCTGGGAGTGGATTTGCAGATCCTCTAGCCCGGCCGTGGGTGGCAGCTTCCACACTGTGGCATTGACCAGGTCCTCCTCAAAGGATAGAGTATCTCCCAGGAAGCTCACAGAGGTTAGCTTTGACTCCAGGCTCTGTAACCGCCTGGTATGGGGGGGGGGATACATGGTTGGTGACAGAGGGAAGGGCCAGGGTAGGGATCTGGATACACAGGGCAATCAGGAACAGAGGACAGGGGACCAAGGACAAAGGCAGCTGGGTATGGAGATGGGGGAGTGGCAGCGAGGGACATTGTTCTGGAATTTAGCCCATGTCTGTGACCCACTTATGCCTGAGCTGGTCCCAGCCTCTCAGAGATTCAATGTGCTAGATGCCAGGATGGAGTCTCTTGTGGGGAAGAGGTGGGGCACTGCCTGGCTATGCACTGATATCTATCTTTGCTGAGAGCCCAGCAGGATCTAATGGGGAGGTCCAGCCTCAGGAAAGGAGTCCCTGGGCCCAGGTCAGATCTCCCTCCCACCAACCCCTAAGAAAGTAATCCACACTCACTGGCTGATGAGCGCTGACGAGGGCCGCCTGGAGGCCTTCTGAGGATGCTGCAGGAAACTGCTGAGCAGCTGCAGTTCCTTCTTCAGATCACACATGTCCACAGATGCATTGTGGGAGACCTGCGGGGCATCTGGGAAGGCAACAGACTGCCTGAGACTGCTACCTAGAGAATGGCCAGCATACAACCCTATGCAACCCTCATGTGGTACTCCACACTTTTATTGACTTTGCAGAAGGAACCGAGATGCAAGAGGCAGAGGAGACCACAGGTCACTGAAACATGAAGGAAGGTTGTGTCTCCCAGGGTTTACTGCACATGAGCATAGAAAGCCCTCAGGGGCCCTGGCCCAGCAGATCCCCTTGGGAAGAATGTGGGTTCTGTGTGCCAGCTCTGGGGACCTCACAACCTCTAGTCTATTGTCTCCAGGACCTTCTACCTTAGCCCCTGAAAAGTTGGGTGTCATCAGGGACTTGAGGAGACCCAGACGATAAAGGCAGGCAGAAAAAAATTCTTCCCTAACTCACAAGGACATGGTCCCCAGGCCTCCCTGCCAACCTCCCTGCTTTCCTGAACTTTGGCCCTCTTAATTTTTCCTGACCCTACCAATCAGCTGCTAGATTCACACCCCAAACCCCCAGTTTGTTAGTTGTATAGCtctctgtacctcagtttctTCTCTATTAACACAAAGGTGTATGAAATGCCTACAGTTCATGTTTTTTCTATGCACACTTTGTTTTTTGCATGATTTAAATAATTATGTTATTTATTGATAATTATATATTGATActtataatcatatatatatcagTTATATATTGATAATGATCAATTATcagtctatttgtgtgtgtgtgtgtgtgtgtgtgtgtgtgtgtgagagagagagagagagagagagagagagagagagagagagagtacacatgtatgtgtgtccatgttgggttcctgcagagaccagaggaagatGTGGCAGatcttggaactggaattacagatgtttggGGGCTACCtaatgtaagtgctgggaactgaacttgggtcctctgcaagagcagcaactgctcttaaccactgagccatctctccagcccttgtactTTGAATAGAAGCTGGACTGTGGCTCTGCCAATGCTGACATTTCCTAATGGTGCATCCCCAGGTCAAGTTGtgtttcccctcccctccatttcctgtgtcctgaACTTCATGTGTATGTAAGtatgacctccatgtgtgcactgCACCCCAAGACTTGTAAATAATAAACTCTCTCCATCCCTTGCTCTCCATGAGAGTTAAATCTGATTATCTacctgacaggatctagaatcacctaggacacAAGCCTTGAGGCACCTCTGTGAGtgattatctagatcaggttaaCAGAGATAGAAGGATCCACCCTACAAGTGGACAGCACCATCCCCTAGGCTTGAGTCCTGGGCTGGATAAGGAGGAGGGAAGCTTGCTGAGTGGTATCCATCACAGCCTGCTTTCTGACCACAGATGCTaatgaccagctgcctccagcaCCTGCTGCCAGGACTTCCCCACCGTGAAGAGCtgggaaccaaaataaaccctttctccctggcTGCTGCTTTTGTCAGAGCACTTGATCATAGAGAGGAAAAGTAACTGAATCACTCTAATGGCTGAAGAGATGCTGT contains:
- the Adgrg1 gene encoding adhesion G-protein coupled receptor G1 → MAVQLLWQTVYLQLSLFILAQGALGGNPREDFRFCGQRNQTQQSQLRYSQIPELHISVRNTDEALTIHAPFSAAPELPRSFPEPRGLYHFCLYWSRHAGKLHLRYGKTDYLLSREASSPLCFRKQEQSSEQGVPLLATSVSSWRSPQNTSLPEAAIFRFSFHNAPQVSHNASVDMCDLKKELQLLSSFLQHPQKASRRPSSALISQRLQSLESKLTSVSFLGDTLSFEEDLVNATVWKLPPTAGLEDLQIHSQQEEGQSEVQGYSVRLPRALFQQTRGRRRDAAKRLLVVDFSSQALFQDKNSSQVLGEKVLGIVVQNTKVSNLSEPVVLTFQHQPQPKNVTLQCVFWVEDPTSSNPGSWSSVGCETVHRDTQTSCLCNHLTYFAVLMVSSTEVEAIHKHYLTLLSYVGCVISALACVFTIAAYLCSRRKSRDYTIKVHMNLLLAVFLLDVSFLLSEPVALVGSEAACRTSAIFLHFSLLACLSWMGLEGYNLYRLVVEVFGTYVPGYLLKLSIVGWGFPVFLVTLVALVDVNNYGPIILAVHRTPDRVLYPSMCWIRDSLVSYVTNLGLFSLVFLFNLAMLVTMVVQILRLRPHNQKWPHVLTLLGLSLVLGLPWALVFFSFASGTFQLVILYLFSIITSFQGFLIFLWYWSMRFQARGGPSPLKNNSDSVKLPISSGSTSSSRI